The Huiozyma naganishii CBS 8797 chromosome 1, complete genome genome window below encodes:
- the HSV2 gene encoding phosphatidylinositol-3,5-bisphosphate binding protein HSV2 (similar to Saccharomyces cerevisiae HSV2 (YGR223C); ancestral locus Anc_5.105), which produces MVATPEAPKYTAVSFNRDDSCFCCCHSTGFQVFNTDPLQSKIENVFSGSVGRAKLLNRSNYIALIGGDGSKPAFPLNKLIIWDDLLQKETLKLSFMSLVQDVFLTRLYIVAQVDGALCVYRFKSYPQRVGSDIPTSRGSPVGFQMNGKNQGILVYESATHPGQLHVATLETKDTDVGDSVFFPTTIIKAHKTTVRLVKLNRQSTLLATSSVKGTVIRVFNVTNGTLVNEFRRGSDPAEIYAMSFNPSGDKLCVVSNKQTLHIYQLGGGSNGQQEANRRHAFQGLVPQFKYLQSKWSMCSSHLYNPTLHMQERYDRSDRCSVGWCNENNDTVVLVWHNLGIYERYVIMKEPNPTKGKEYEEKWQIVRESWRDLSP; this is translated from the coding sequence ATGGTAGCTACCCCCGAGGCCCCGAAATACACTGCCGTGTCCTTTAACAGGGATGATTCGTGCTTTTGTTGCTGCCATAGTACAGGATTTCAAGTGTTCAACACGGACCCCCTTCAAAGCAAGATCGAGAACGTGTTCTCCGGGTCCGTTGGGAGAGCGAAGCTGCTCAATCGGAGCAATTACATTGCGCTGATAGGCGGCGATGGGAGCAAGCCTGCCTTCCCGTTGAACAAACTGATCATTTGGGATGATCTGTTGCAGaaggaaactttgaagCTGAGTTTTATGTCCCTCGTCCAGGACGTATTTCTCACGCGGTTATATATTGTAGCCCAGGTAGATGGTGCACTTTGCGTGTATCGTTTCAAGAGCTATCCACAACGGGTGGGATCGGACATCCCCACGAGCAGGGGGTCCCCCGTTGGCTTTCAAATGAACGGCAAGAACCAGGGAATACTTGTGTACGAGTCCGCAACGCACCCGGGACAATTGCACGTTGCAACGTTGGAGACTAAAGACACGGATGTTGGTGACTCTGTGTTCTTCCCCACGACGATTATCAAAGCTCACAAGACGACCGTGCGGCTCGTTAAGTTGAACCGGCAGAGCACGCTGCTGGCAACTTCTTCCGTGAAGGGTACAGTGATCCGTGTATTCAATGTTACGAACGGGACGCTGGTGAACGAATTCCGGCGTGGGTCGGACCCTGCAGAGATATACGCCATGAGCTTCAACCCGTCTGGTGACAAGCTGTGCGTTGTCTCGAATAAACAAACATTACATATCTACCAGCTGGGCGGCGGCAGCAACGGGCAGCAGGAGGCCAACCGGAGACACGCCTTCCAGGGACTTGTGCCGCAGTTCAAGTACCTCCAATCGAAATGGTCGATGTGTTCTAGTCACCTGTATAATCCGACTTTGCACATGCAGGAGAGGTACGACCGATCAGATCGGTGCTCCGTGGGCTGGTGTAACGAGAACAACGACACCGTGGTGCTCGTGTGGCATAACCTTGGGATATACGAAAGGTATGTGATAATGAAAGAACCGAATCCAACAAAGGGTAAAGAAtatgaagaaaaatggcAAATCGTACGAGAGTCGTGGCGAGACTTGAGTCCATGA
- the CRM1 gene encoding exportin CRM1 (similar to Saccharomyces cerevisiae CRM1 (YGR218W); ancestral locus Anc_5.111), with protein sequence MESVLDFSKELNIELLDQVVVTFYSGSGPLQKQAQDILTKFQEHPDAWQRADQILQFSGNPQTKFIGLSILDKLINTKWKLLPDEQRIGIRNFIVGMIISLCQDDAVFASQKNLINKSDLTLVQVLKQEWPQNWPEFIPELIASSASSVNVCENNMVILKLLSEEVFDFSAEQMTQAKALHLKKSMSKEFEQIFKLCYQVLEQASATGLVVATLESLLRYLHWIPYRYIFETNILELLSTKFLSDSSTRAVTLKCLTEVSNLELPINNSSIVTQTVLYFQNTLQQIANSVVPVTADLKSTYNSATGADQSFLQDFAMFLTTYLSNHRSILESDETLRELLLNAHQYLIQLSKIDERELFKTTLDYWHDLVSNLFQEVQNLPITEMNPLMQLTVGAQAISSGSGALNPEFMKRFPLKKHIYEEICSELRWVIIENMVRPEEVLVVENDEGEIVREFVKESDTIQLYKSEREVLVYLTHLNVVDTEQIMINKLARQIDGSEWSWHNINTLSWAIGSISGTMNEDTEKRFVVTVIKDLLALTEKKRGKDNKAVVASDIMYVVGQYPRFLRAHWNFLRTVVLKLFEFMHETHEGVQDMACDTFIKIVQKCKYHFVIQQPRETEPFIQTIIRDIQKTTSDLQPQQVHTFYRACGIIISEERNPAEKTRLLGDLMQLPNLAWDAIVEQSTANPTLLLDADTVKIVANIVKTNVAVCTAMGADFYSQLGHIYYNMLQLYRAVSSMISAQVATEGLIATKTPKVRGLRTIKKEILKLVEIYIANAKNLEDVVKVLVEPLLNAVLEDYMNNVPDARDAEVLNCMTTVVSKVGHMIPQGVILILQSVFECTLSMINGDFTEYPEHRVEFYKLLKVINEKSFASFLELPAAAFKLFVDAICWAFKHNNRDIEVNGLSIALQLIKNVEVMGNNQFANDFYQSYYFLLLSETFYVLTDSDHKSGFSKQSLLLMKLISLVYDNKITVPIYRDGEAPSGTTNQVYLNQYLANMLANAFPHLSADQITNFLAALTNQYRDSIKFSGVLRDFLVQIKEIGGDPTDYLFAEDRAKQLDEQSKVQREQASKIGGLLKPSELDD encoded by the coding sequence ATGGAGTCGGTGTTGGATTTCTCAAAGGAATTGAACATCGAGTTGCTCGACCAAGTCGTCGTCACGTTCTATAGTGGGTCAGGCCCGCTGCAGAAACAGGCACAGGATATCTTGACCAAGTTCCAGGAACACCCGGACGCGTGGCAGCGTGCGGACCAGATCTTACAGTTCTCAGGGAACCCACAGACAAAATTCATCGGTTTGTCCATCCTGGATAAATTGATTAACACTAAATGGAAATTGCTCCCAGATGAACAAAGGATCGGGATCAGGAATTTTATTGTCGGGATGATTATTTCGTTGTGTCAGGACGATGCCGTGTTTGCCTCGCAGAAGAATCTGATCAATAAGTCTGACCTTACGCTCGTTCAAGTGCTCAAACAGGAATGGCCCCAAAACTGGCCAGAGTTTATCCCAGAACTTATTGCCTCCTCGGCGTCGTCAGTCAACGTTTGTGAGAACAATATGgtcattttgaaattgcTCTCGGAGGAAGTGTTCGATTTCTCAGCGGAACAGATGACACAGGCAAAGGCGTTACACCTTAAGAAATCAATGTCGAAAGAGTTCGAACAGATCTTCAAATTGTGCTACcaagttttggaacaggCCTCAGCAACCGGGCTAGTAGTCGCTACGTTGGAATCCCTGCTGAGGTACCTCCACTGGATCCCCTACCGTTACATCTTCGAGACAAACATCCTGGAACTGTTGAGCACCAAATTTTTATCGGATAGCAGCACAAGAGCGGTCACTTTGAAATGTTTGACCGAGGTGTCAAACTTAGAACTCCCCATTAACAACTCATCGATCGTCACACAGACAGTGCTGTACTTCCAGAACACTCTGCAACAGATAGCAAACAGCGTCGTCCCAGTGACTGCAGACCTTAAGAGCACGTACAACTCGGCAACGGGGGCGGACCAGTCCTTCCTACAGGACTTCGCTATGTTTCTCACCACGTACCTTTCCAACCACAGATCTATCCTAGAGAGCGACGAGACCCTCAGGGAACTCTTGCTCAACGCACATCAGTACCTGATCCAACTGTCCAAGATAGACGAGAgggaactgttcaagacGACACTGGATTACTGGCATGACTTGGTCTCTAACTTATTCCAAGAGGTGCAGAACTTGCCCATCACAGAGATGAACCCACTGATGCAACTCACCGTCGGTGCACAGGCTATCTCCTCAGGGTCAGGGGCCTTAAACCCAGAGTTCATGAAGAGATTCCCTCTCAAAAAACATATCTACGAGGAGATCTGCTCAGAGCTAAGATGGGTCATCATCGAAAACATGGTCAGACCAGAGGAGGTCCTCGTTGTGGAAAACGACGAGGGGGAAATCGTCAGAGAGTTCGTCAAGGAGTCAGATACTATCCAACTGTACAAGTCCGAGAGAGAGGTGCTCGTCTACTTAACGCACTTGAACGTCGTCGACACGGAACAGATCATGATCAACAAGCTCGCCAGACAGATCGACGGATCCGAATGGTCCTGGCATAACATCAACACTCTGTCGTGGGCTATCGGGTCCATCTCAGGTACTATGAACGAGGACACAGAGAAGAGATTCGTCGTTACCGTCATCAAAGACCTATTGGCACTGAcggagaagaaaagaggTAAAGACAACAAGGCAGTAGTCGCCTCAGATATCATGTACGTCGTCGGACAGTACCCAAGGTTCCTAAGGGCCCACTGGAATTTCTTAAGAACCGTCgttttgaaattgttcGAATTCATGCACGAAACACACGAGGGGGTCCAAGACATGGCATGCGACACGTTCATTAAGATCGTCCAGAAATGTAAGTACCACTTCGTCATCCAGCAACCTCGCGAAACTGAACCATTCATCCAAACAATCATCAGAGACATTCAAAAGACCACAAGCGACCTACAACCACAGCAGGTGCACACTTTCTACAGGGCATGTGGGATCATCATCTCAGAGGAGAGGAACCCAGCAGAAAAAACTAGATTGCTCGGTGACCTGATGCAACTACCAAACCTCGCATGGGATGCCATAGTGGAACAGTCCACGGCAAACCCGACTCTCTTGCTAGACGCCGACACGGTCAAGATCGTGGCCAACATCGTGAAGACGAACGTCGCCGTCTGCACCGCCATGGGCGCAGATTTCTACTCACAGTTGGGACACATCTATTACAACATGTTGCAACTTTACAGAGCTGTGTCCTCAATGATTTCCGCACAGGTGGCCACTGAGGGTTTGATCGCCACAAAGACACCAAAGGTCCGTGGGTTGCGTACCATCAAGAAGGAAATCTTGAAATTGGTGGAAATCTATATCGCGAATGCCAAAAACTTGGAGGATGTCGTGAAGGTGTTGGTCGAACCGCTACTGAACGCCGTCTTGGAGGATTACATGAACAACGTGCCCGATGCAAGGGACGCGGAGGTCCTGAACTGTATGACCACTGTTGTCAGTAAAGTCGGCCACATGATCCCACAAGGTGTCATTCTGATCCTGCAAAGTGTCTTCGAATGTACGTTGAGTATGATAAACGGCGACTTCACAGAATACCCGGAGCATCGTGTTGAATTCTACAAGTTGCTAAAAGTCATCAACGAGAAATCGTTTGCGTCGTTCTTGGAACTACCCGCCGCGGCATTCAAGTTGTTTGTCGACGCAATCTGCTGGGCGTTCAAACATAATAACAGAGACATCGAAGTCAATGGGTTGTCGATTGCTCtgcaattgatcaaaaacGTGGAGGTGATGGGCAACAACCAGTTCGCGAACGACTTCTACCAAAGCTATTACTTCCTGTTGCTGAGCGAGACGTTCTACGTTTTGACCGACTCTGACCACAAATCCGGGTTCTCCAAGCAATCGTTACTGCTAATGAAACTAATTAGCCTAGTATACGACAACAAGATCACTGTGCCGATATACAGGGATGGCGAGGCCCCCTCGGGCACCACCAACCAGGTATACTTGAATCAGTATTTGGCTAACATGCTAGCGAACGCGTTCCCGCATTTGTCTGCGGACCAAATTACGAATTTCCTGGCTGCGTTGACAAACCAGTACAGAGACTCGATCAAATTCAGCGGGGTCCTAAGGGACTTCTTAGTCCAGATCAAAGAGATCGGTGGGGACCCAACGGATTACTTGTTTGCAGAAGATAGAGCTAAACAATTGGACGAACAGTCTAAAGTGCAAAGGGAGCAAGCTTCCAAGATCGGTGGGCTATTGAAACCATCTGAACTGGATGACTGA
- the MRPL9 gene encoding mitochondrial 54S ribosomal protein uL3m (similar to Saccharomyces cerevisiae MRPL9 (YGR220C); ancestral locus Anc_5.110), whose amino-acid sequence MPLIHHIQRGYATRPVLRAPSVVEQVSLSFKQSSKGSQSAESIAVAAAAVRRPAPRRPMQHPIEAFKRKWLPLRCGVLTQIVGMLPYLNSETGERMAATILQVNNVEVTAHRTLQENGYIACQVGYGTVRARKVSRQMLGVFAANLVNPKAKVVEFKVKNEDGLLPLGTVLKPSWFEPGAFVDVRGVSKGKGFAGVMKRHHFKGLGASHGTSLSHRHGGSYGQHQDPGRILPGKKMPGRMGTDNVTVQNVQILKVDDANNVIWVKGSVPGANGTFIKLQDAIKKMDPVVD is encoded by the coding sequence ATGCCTCTAATACACCATATTCAAAGAGGGTACGCTACGAGACCCGTTCTCAGGGCGCCCAGTGTGGTAGAACAGGTCTCTTTATCCTTCAAGCAGTCGTCGAAGGGGTCGCAAAGTGCAGAGTCCATAGCTGTAGCCGCAGCTGCAGTTCGCCGGCCTGCGCCGCGCCGTCCTATGCAGCACCCGATAGAGGCCTTCAAGAGGAAGTGGTTACCCCTGCGCTGTGGTGTGCTGACCCAGATAGTGGGGATGCTTCCGTACCTCAACAGCGAGACTGGCGAACGCATGGCAGCTACCATCCTGCAAGTGAATAACGTTGAGGTGACCGCGCACAgaactttgcaagaaaacGGATACATTGCGTGCCAGGTAGGGTACGGTACTGTACGGGCAAGGAAAGTATCGAGACAGATGCTTGGTGTCTTTGCCGCAAATCTCGTGAACCCAAAGGCCAAAGTCGTCGAGTTCAAAGTGAAGAACGAGGACGGGCTGCTCCCCCTGGGGACCGTCTTGAAGCCTTCGTGGTTTGAACCGGGCGCGTTCGTCGATGTGCGCGGGGTCAGCAAGGGTAAAGGGTTCGCCGGTGTAATGAAGAGACATCACTTCAAAGGGTTGGGTGCCTCTCACGGTACATCGCTCTCGCACAGACATGGTGGTTCGTACGGTCAACATCAGGACCCGGGGAGAATACTCCCAGGTAAGAAGATGCCCGGAAGGATGGGGACGGACAACGTCACCGTCCAGAACGTACAGATCTTGAAGGTGGATGATGCCAATAACGTCATCTGGGTGAAAGGTTCCGTTCCAGGTGCCAACGGCACTTTTATCAAGTTGCAGGATGCAATCAAGAAAATGGACCCAGTGGTCGACTAA
- the CQD1 gene encoding Cqd1p (similar to Saccharomyces cerevisiae YPL109C; ancestral locus Anc_8.598), which yields MMFSTRLAMGALLRRAALPTVRRAAWKAGVGGSALALVATGYNSSQIRLEGRPASSLAIGDTFEMKMYLESQRELDAARERKRDTAVQRSRSLVVRLCKRLWFAMDDLLWSPLCTVVRFAHLALLIVPLAAAYPVCATAQWYKLVRFICQHAGPTFIKLGQWAASRTDLFPPELCEELSSLHSNVSPHPFAYTESTLCEVFQVERLDQVFDEFHRTPLGVGAIAQVHAAHRRDTDQWCAVKIIHPRAARIINRDLQIMRFWAATVNMIPTMEWLSLPDEVAQFAILMRLQLDLRIEAQNLTRFHENFPQSVTTKFPQALDMEHTTRDVLIEEYINGFPMGKFLQEKTRIGDPELTRRVSVPFVDAFLQMLILDDFVHADLHPGNVMVRFVRTNKLGTQVISSEQEHDRIVNELKDLSRTHSDALTGKLVCLLTDYTPQICFIDVGLVTELNETNRVNFIDLFNALASFDGYKAGELMVERSRTPETAIDKQGFASKVDRLVREVKQRTFTLGTISIGDLLEQMLSMVRSHHVRMEGDFASMVIAILLLEGIGRQLDPDLDLFESSLPLLREYAINREAHSFLNSTDMWQMGALWVALETKKLMHLTIKEIYNLLKTDQLCPNY from the coding sequence ATGATGTTCTCGACGAGACTCGCTATGGGGGCCCTGCTGCGGCGGGCCGCGCTGCCGACGGTCAGAAGGGCTGCTTGGAAGGCCGGTGTTGGTGGGTCCGCTTTGGCGCTGGTCGCAACGGGCTACAACAGTTCACAGATCCGACTGGAGGGTCGTCCTGCGAGTTCCCTGGCCATAGGAGATACCTTCGAGATGAAGATGTACTTGGAGTCGCAGCGGGAACTCGACGCTGCAAGGGAACGGAAGAGAGACACCGCGGTGCAGAGGTCCCGCTCTCTGGTCGTACGGCTCTGCAAACGGCTTTGGTTCGCAATGGACGACCTACTGTGGTCGCCACTGTGCACAGTCGTACGGTTTGCACACCTCGCTTTGCTCATTGTACCCCTTGCGGCAGCGTACCCTGTGTGTGCTACGGCCCAGTGGTACAAGCTCGTCAGGTTTATCTGCCAGCACGCTGGCCCCACTTTCATCAAACTGGGTCAATGGGCAGCATCCCGTACGGACCTGTTTCCGCCAGAACTCTGTGAGGAACTCTCGTCTCTCCACAGCAACGTGAGCCCGCACCCATTCGCATACACGGAGTCCACGCTGTGCGAGGTGTTCCAAGTCGAACGGCTCGACCAAGTATTCGATGAGTTCCACCGCACACCTTTGGGTGTAGGGGCTATTGCACAAGTTCATGCGGCACACCGAAGGGATACGGACCAGTGGTGTGCAGTCAAGATCATCCACCCTCGTGCGGCACGCATCATCAACAGGGACCTCCAGATCATGCGGTTCTGGGCAGCCACGGTCAACATGATCCCCACGATGGAGTGGCTTTCGCTCCCTGACGAAGTCGCCCAATTCGCAATCCTAATGCGCCTGCAATTGGACCTCAGGATTGAAGCGCAAAACCTGACCAGGTTCCATGAGAACTTCCCGCAATCAGTGACCACTAAGTTCCCACAGGCCCTCGACATGGAACATACAACCCGCGACGTTCTCATAGAAGAATATATCAACGGGTTCCCCATGGGGAAGTTCCTACAGGAGAAGACTCGCATTGGCGACCCGGAACTGACCCGCCGCGTCAGCGTACCCTTCGTCGACGCGTTCCTCCAGATGCTCATCCTGGACGACTTTGTCCACGCGGACTTGCACCCGGGGAACGTCATGGTCAGGTTTGTCCGCACCAACAAGCTCGGCACCCAGGTAATCTCCTCGGAGCAAGAACACGACCGTATAGTcaacgaattgaaggacTTGTCTCGAACCCACAGCGACGCACTCACTGGGAAGCTTGTTTGTTTACTCACTGATTACACGCCGCAGATATGTTTCATAGACGTTGGGCTCGTCACTGAACTCAACGAAACGAACCGTGTCAATTTCATCGACTTGTTCAACGCGCTTGCCAGTTTCGATGGGTACAAAGCTGGTGAATTGATGGTCGAGCGGTCGCGCACCCCAGAGACTGCGATCGACAAGCAAGGGTTTGCCTCGAAAGTGGACCGGCTCGTCCGGGAGGTCAAGCAGCGGACTTTCACGCTGGGCACGATCTCGATTGGCGACCTTCTCGAGCAGATGCTTTCGATGGTCCGCTCGCACCACGTCCGCATGGAGGGTGACTTCGCGTCGATGGTCATTGCGATCTTACTTTTGGAGGGGATTGGCCGCCAACTGGACCCGGACCTCGACTTGTTTGAGAGCTCGCTGCCTTTGCTCCGCGAGTACGCGATAAACCGCGAGGCCCACTCGTTCCTCAACAGCACAGACATGTGGCAGATGGGTGCGCTGTGGGTGGCACTAGAGACCAAAAAACTCATGCACTTGACCATCAAAGAGATATACAACCTGCTCAAGACGGACCAACTGTGCCCGAACTACTAG
- the CAR1 gene encoding arginase (similar to Saccharomyces cerevisiae CAR1 (YPL111W); ancestral locus Anc_8.600) has product MVECGGGSTSQYNMSNYVSSKELTIIQAPFCGGQGKPGVEKGPKYMLKNGLQSQLGDLGWTTTVETPLDAAELKLMMERDEVTDQYKRSKRPNLVGDNTKKIYHAVKKTCSEGKFALTLGGDHSIAIGTVSGALAQYPDLGLLWIDAHADINTLESTNSGNLHGCPVSFLLGLNDDCPESLKWVPGDLKPEKIAYIGLRDVDDAEKKIIKDLGIKAFSMYHVDKYGINKVIEMALQAVHPETNGHGPIMCSYDVDAVDPLFVPATGTPVRGGLTLREALFLVERLAETKDLVALDIVECNPDLAVDDIHVSNTISAGCAIARCALGETLL; this is encoded by the coding sequence ATGGTTGAAtgcggtggtggtagtaCATCCCAGTACAATATGTCTAACTACGTCTCGTCGAAAGAATTGACCATTATTCAAGCGCCGTTCTGCGGTGGGCAGGGGAAACCCGGGGTGGAGAAGGGTCCCAAGTAcatgttgaagaacgggTTGCAAAGCCAGTTGGGTGATCTTGGGTGGACCACTACTGTGGAGACGCCGTTGGATGCCGCTGAGTTGAAACTTATGATGGAGAGGGATGAAGTCACGGATCAGTACAAGAGGTCTAAGAGACCCAACCTCGTGGGTGATAACACAAAGAAGATATACCATGCGGTGAAGAAGACTTGCAGTGAGGGGAAGTTTGCTCTGACACTCGGTGGGGACCACTCGATTGCCATTGGTACTGTCTCTGGTGCTTTGGCTCAGTACCCAGACTTGGGGCTTCTTTGGATTGATGCTCACGCGGATATTAACACTCTGGAGAGTACTAACTCGGGGAACCTTCACGGGTGCCCCGTGTCCTTCCTGTTGGGGCTTAACGACGATTGTCCAGAGTCTCTGAAGTGGGTCCCCGGTGATTTGAAACCGGAGAAGATCGCTTACATCGGGCTTAGAGACGTCGATGACgcggagaagaagatcatTAAGGATTTGGGGATTAAAGCTTTCTCCATGTACCACGTCGACAAGTACGGGATCAACAAAGTCATCGAGATGGCTCTGCAGGCCGTGCACCCGGAGACCAACGGACATGGACCCATCATGTGCTCTTACGATGTAGACGCAGTGGACCCACTGTTTGTTCCTGCCACGGGGACACCAGTGAGAGGCGGGCTTACTCTGAGGGAGGCTCTGTTCCTAGTGGAGAGGCTCGCGGAGACCAAAGATCTGGTGGCACTGGATATTGTAGAATGCAACCCAGACCTTGCAGTAGACGATATCCACGTTTCAAATACGATCTCTGCAGGGTGCGCCATCGCAAGGTGTGCCCTAGGTGAGACTTTGCTATGA
- the TOS2 gene encoding Tos2p (similar to Saccharomyces cerevisiae TOS2 (YGR221C) and SKG6 (YHR149C); ancestral locus Anc_5.107), translated as MLTSANELSLVVGCAVGVPVFIVLCVVSGMFWFSYKRSLCAEGRQCHMILDPISTISASELKKTRSDTTSISSSHDTTRVDSVADGGPEDEDVKRLRSIYDVYFESSKSTLFEDPADEDDDDDETPIPSPITMASTPPPIGNTKPERLQYGVPITAEALDVPQRAHTVRQPRPTLPRITVQDQISRAHPQTLENMQALPSASELNSSPSVMSFTAFKKDPWKYRQQQQQQQQQNRPMSPGMMPLYNQGMFVCPINDPTMFYTNTIKDQSPTNGAFTLASNEPLLPHHLRQSVVMINPHDLTRQRTYKPAGSFRKGRKYLPPTAQNLTVEHRAEMRVSGLLDDNDTVQPLSVGEILPMKSKPKQFANNDDDLLLRKQLGTSNNYQIFL; from the coding sequence ATGCTCACCAGTGCCAATGAACTGAGTTTAGTCGTCGGTTGTGCAGTGGGTGTGCCCGTCTTCATTGTGCTATGTGTCGTCTCCGGGATGTTCTGGTTTTCGTACAAGAGGTCCCTCTGCGCAGAGGGGAGGCAATGCCATATGATTTTGGACCCGATATCCACGATATCCGCTAGCGAGCTCAAGAAAACCCGGTCCGACACGACTTCTATCTCCTCGAGCCACGACACGACGCGGGTCGACTCTGTGGCGGATGGAGGACCGGAAGACGAGGATGTAAAACGGCTTCGGTCCATCTACGACGTGTATTTCGAGTCCAGCAAATCCACTCTGTTCGAGGATCCTGcagacgaagacgacgacgacgacgagacGCCGATTCCATCGCCCATCACCATGGCGTCCACACCACCACCCATCGGGAACACGAAACCGGAGCGGTTACAATACGGAGTGCCCATAACCGCGGAGGCGCTGGACGTGCCGCAACGTGCACATACAGTAAGGCAGCCGAGACCAACACTGCCGCGTATTACTGTACAGGACCAAATCTCGAGAGCGCACCCACAGACACTAGAAAACATGCAGGCGCTTCCCTCCGCCTCGGAATTGAATAGTTCACCATCGGTCATGTCGTTCACGGCTTTCAAGAAGGATCCCTGGAAGTATagacagcaacagcagcaacaacaacagcaaaatAGGCCGATGAGCCCAGGTATGATGCCCCTATACAACCAAGGTATGTTTGTCTGCCCGATTAACGACCCGACGATGTTCTACACCAACACAATAAAGGACCAGTCCCCCACTAATGGGGCCTTCACTTTGGCATCCAACGAACCACTGCTGCCGCATCACCTGCGACAGTCCGTCGTCATGATAAATCCGCACGACCTGACGAGGCAGCGAACGTACAAACCAGCAGGTTCCTTTAGGAAGGGCAGGAAGTACTTGCCTCCGACCGCGCAGAACCTGACCGTGGAACACAGGGCGGAGATGCGCGTCTCAGGGCTCCTGGATGACAACGACACAGTGCAACCGCTGAGCGTAGGGGAGATTCTCCCGATGAAGTCCAAGCCGAAGCAGTTTGCcaacaacgacgacgacctGCTGCTGAGGAAACAGCTCGGGACATCCAACAACTACCAGATCTTCCTATAG
- the PET54 gene encoding Pet54p (similar to Saccharomyces cerevisiae PET54 (YGR222W); ancestral locus Anc_5.106), which translates to MNGLRCGPLVFARWSSRLAQRALIYNSYYPAFDRGDFQQLGVLGPFGSLEGPAAPPARLWRVRDPRYFQFRDKYVLLFDNARVRDEYLERTRGKRLNKVRVRFQPAGELATVVDKFMQYSRNLEAAYASEDAYRLAIASPNEESTKTLGEAVVGTELLESKSALVWNLPNTWHPGRVADTFWQYDVKHCFKMFWNELDNVSLYYFAFNETHERDKFKYNVHGVYLNEAKLLVESL; encoded by the coding sequence ATGAATGGTCTGCGGTGTGGGCCGCTGGTCTTTGCGCGGTGGAGCAGCCGTCTCGCGCAGCGGGCGCTCATCTACAACAGCTATTACCCTGCGTTTGACCGAGGCGACTTCCAACAATTGGGGGTTCTAGGGCCCTTTGGTTCCCTGGAGGGTCCCGCAGCGCCGCCTGCGAGGTTATGGAGGGTCCGGGACCCCCGCTATTTCCAGTTTAGAGACAAGTACGTCCTTCTTTTTGACAATGCTAGGGTGAGGGACGAGTATTTGGAAAGAACCCGCGGGAAACGGCTGAATAAAGTCAGGGTACGGTTCCAACCTGCTGGGGAACTTGCTACGGTTGTGGACAAGTTCATGCAGTATTCGAGGAATCTGGAGGCTGCGTATGCGTCCGAGGACGCTTACAGGCTCGCAATCGCTTCACCTAATGAGGAATCGACGAAGACCTTAGGGGAAGCAGTTGTTGGTACGGAACTGCTCGAGAGTAAATCTGCACTCGTTTGGAATTTACCAAATACATGGCACCCTGGGAGAGTCGCAGACACGTTTTGGCAGTACGATGTCAAACATTGCTTTAAGATGTTCTGGAATGAATTGGACAACGTTTCTCTGTACTATTTCGCGTTCAACGAGACACACGAGAGAGACAAGTTCAAATACAATGTACATGGAGTCTACCTAAATGAGGCCAAATTGCTCGTGGAGAGCTTGTGa